One part of the Candidatus Saccharimonadales bacterium genome encodes these proteins:
- a CDS encoding TatD family hydrolase, with protein MQFVDTHCHIHEPGYKLDTSEVEKNAAKDGVTRFICVGTDVITSRQAVEFVKNRPNAWASVGLHPHDAKSEDSISDLGEIVAIAKHVAPNKIVAIGECGLDYFYENSPKADQIRILRQQIELAQKYNLPIIFHVREAFDDFWPIFDSYKGLRGVLHSFTDNQANLDKAIERGLFIGVNGIATFAKDPNQLQVYKNIPLGKMLLETDAPFLTPNPFRGTVNEPAKVKVVAEFLAKLRGESIQQIADSTTKNAQNLFSLTK; from the coding sequence ATGCAATTTGTCGATACGCATTGTCATATCCACGAACCAGGTTATAAGCTGGATACTTCTGAAGTTGAAAAAAACGCTGCAAAAGACGGGGTGACGCGGTTTATTTGTGTCGGAACTGATGTGATAACGAGTAGGCAGGCGGTCGAATTCGTAAAAAACCGGCCTAACGCCTGGGCGAGCGTGGGCTTGCATCCGCATGATGCGAAGAGTGAGGATTCGATTTCGGATTTAGGCGAGATTGTTGCGATAGCCAAACATGTTGCGCCGAACAAGATTGTCGCTATAGGCGAATGTGGCCTGGATTACTTTTACGAAAACTCTCCAAAAGCTGATCAAATAAGAATCCTGCGCCAACAGATTGAGCTAGCTCAAAAATACAATCTACCCATAATATTCCATGTTCGTGAAGCTTTTGACGATTTTTGGCCAATTTTTGACAGCTATAAGGGCCTGCGTGGAGTTCTGCACAGTTTTACCGATAATCAAGCGAACTTAGATAAGGCAATCGAGCGAGGCTTGTTTATTGGCGTGAACGGAATCGCAACGTTTGCAAAAGACCCAAACCAACTGCAGGTTTATAAAAATATTCCGTTGGGTAAAATGCTGCTCGAAACAGATGCGCCGTTCTTGACTCCTAACCCATTTCGTGGTACAGTGAACGAGCCCGCGAAAGTTAAGGTTGTGGCAGAATTTTTAGCGAAACTTCGCGGCGAATCTATACAACAAATTGCCGATTCCACAACCAAAAACGCACAAAATCTTTTTAGTCTAACAAAATAA
- a CDS encoding cysteine desulfurase family protein — protein MNKQVYLDYAAATPLDGRVFKAMEPYFTDLFYNPSSSYIAAKQVKSDLETARARVAHWLGAKNAEVIFTAGATESINLAINGVMRQFADAQLIASSIEHEAVLATARQYDYILTPVKPDGVIDLDVLKQNITDKTVLISVGYANNELGVIQPLGEVAQIIKEIRRLRQLKNNKLPLYLHTDASQAACYLDLHASRLGADLITLNGGKMYGPKQTGVLFVRAGVTLQPQVYGGGQEMGVRSGTENVTGAIGLAAALDFAQSERKEAIAKAGALRDELQRRIVELRPDAIINGNQKKRLPNILNVSLPGADGERLLMELDELGVMISTGSACAANKQTASHVLQALGCDEQTVQGSLRFSVGRRTSKADINRAIKALASVL, from the coding sequence ATGAACAAGCAAGTTTATTTAGATTACGCAGCGGCGACCCCGCTTGACGGACGAGTTTTTAAGGCCATGGAGCCCTATTTTACAGATTTATTTTATAATCCATCAAGCTCGTATATAGCCGCAAAACAGGTTAAGTCAGATCTGGAAACTGCTCGCGCTAGAGTTGCGCACTGGCTTGGCGCAAAAAATGCCGAAGTGATTTTTACTGCGGGCGCAACTGAATCTATAAATTTGGCTATAAATGGTGTAATGCGTCAATTTGCAGACGCACAGCTTATTGCAAGCTCAATCGAGCATGAGGCAGTTTTGGCAACCGCTCGGCAGTACGACTATATTTTAACGCCCGTCAAGCCAGACGGCGTGATCGATCTTGACGTTTTAAAGCAAAACATTACAGATAAAACTGTTTTAATCAGCGTTGGCTATGCAAACAATGAACTGGGCGTAATTCAACCGTTGGGCGAAGTTGCGCAGATTATTAAGGAGATTCGCCGCTTACGGCAACTTAAGAACAACAAATTACCGCTTTATTTACACACCGATGCCAGCCAGGCTGCTTGCTATTTGGACTTACATGCAAGTCGTTTGGGCGCTGATCTAATCACTCTTAACGGAGGTAAAATGTATGGCCCAAAGCAAACTGGCGTGCTTTTTGTAAGAGCTGGTGTAACTTTACAACCACAAGTTTACGGTGGCGGTCAGGAGATGGGTGTGCGGTCTGGCACAGAGAATGTTACCGGCGCAATCGGTTTGGCGGCGGCTTTGGATTTCGCTCAATCTGAACGAAAAGAGGCTATCGCTAAAGCCGGTGCCCTGCGCGATGAACTGCAGCGCCGAATAGTCGAGCTGCGCCCAGATGCAATTATTAACGGAAATCAAAAAAAGCGCTTGCCAAATATTTTGAACGTAAGCTTGCCTGGCGCTGATGGCGAGCGACTCTTAATGGAACTTGATGAGCTTGGGGTGATGATTAGTACCGGATCTGCCTGTGCGGCAAATAAGCAAACCGCCTCACACGTTTTGCAAGCGCTGGGGTGTGACGAGCAAACCGTGCAAGGAAGTCTGCGTTTTTCGGTTGGGCGGCGAACTTCTAAAGCAGATATAAATCGTGCGATTAAAGCGCTAGCGTCTGTATTGTAA
- a CDS encoding YdcF family protein has product MSPKGRKAKKYEKIEVMKLIFTIAIIALGLWAAVTGVNNLLTVDDLKECSGPSSTNTTCAPADAIVAISGGDTPARVAEAIKLYKAGWANELVFSGAALDAQSPSNAEAMKEQAVTAGVPASAILLEENAFDTTENALHTSVILSGADRVIVVTSPYHQRRAGLEFKRFLGQNVQVVNHPTPYDRLWPDYWWTTMAGWWLAMAESAKTLIVMIKA; this is encoded by the coding sequence ATGAGTCCAAAAGGACGAAAAGCTAAAAAGTATGAGAAAATAGAAGTAATGAAATTAATTTTTACGATTGCAATCATTGCATTGGGTTTGTGGGCGGCGGTTACCGGTGTGAATAATCTTTTGACTGTAGATGATCTTAAGGAGTGTAGCGGCCCGAGTTCAACTAATACTACGTGTGCTCCCGCCGATGCGATCGTAGCGATCAGCGGTGGCGATACGCCGGCCCGCGTCGCCGAGGCCATTAAACTCTACAAAGCTGGTTGGGCTAATGAATTAGTTTTTTCCGGCGCAGCTCTAGATGCCCAGAGCCCATCAAACGCCGAAGCCATGAAAGAGCAGGCTGTGACAGCTGGTGTTCCTGCGAGTGCAATTCTGTTAGAAGAAAACGCATTTGATACAACAGAGAATGCACTGCATACAAGCGTAATTTTAAGCGGCGCAGACCGTGTTATAGTTGTGACTTCACCTTACCACCAGCGGCGGGCGGGACTTGAATTTAAACGCTTTTTAGGGCAAAATGTTCAAGTTGTTAACCATCCTACTCCATATGACCGACTATGGCCGGATTATTGGTGGACGACTATGGCCGGTTGGTGGCTGGCAATGGCTGAAAGCGCAAAAACTTTAATTGTAATGATAAAAGCATGA
- the mnmA gene encoding tRNA 2-thiouridine(34) synthase MnmA has product MNIYVGMSGGVDSSLAAALLKEQGHTVTGVYMKNWTQDLPGMKCPWADDLADAKRVAVQLGIDFKVFDFQKEYRQQVVDYMIAEYKAGRTPNPDIMCNQEIKFKIFLKTALEDGADAIATGHYSRVKDGQLLVAADSAKDQTYFLYRVTKDALLKTFFPVGELTKPEVRAEAEKRGLVTAGKKDSQGICFVGEVGIKDFLSQYVTAEPGDVIDKKTGKIIGQHEGAIFYTIGQRHGLGIGGGLPYYVTSKDIAKNEVYVTTDINDAALWLNKVELNQPHWIDEKPKVGHEYQVRTRYRAPLVTAKITRISDKITELELKDTARAITAGQSVVVYSGDKVLGGGIVA; this is encoded by the coding sequence ATGAATATTTATGTAGGAATGAGCGGTGGCGTTGATAGTTCGCTGGCTGCGGCTTTGTTAAAAGAACAGGGTCACACAGTAACTGGCGTTTACATGAAAAACTGGACGCAAGATTTGCCCGGAATGAAATGCCCATGGGCCGATGATTTAGCCGACGCAAAACGCGTCGCTGTTCAGCTTGGAATTGATTTTAAAGTTTTTGATTTTCAAAAAGAATATCGCCAGCAAGTTGTAGATTACATGATTGCCGAATATAAAGCTGGTCGCACACCAAACCCCGACATTATGTGCAACCAAGAGATTAAGTTTAAGATTTTTTTAAAAACTGCGCTAGAAGATGGTGCCGATGCAATTGCAACCGGGCATTATTCGCGCGTAAAAGACGGCCAACTTTTGGTGGCGGCTGATAGTGCTAAAGACCAGACTTACTTTTTATACCGTGTTACCAAAGACGCCTTACTTAAAACATTCTTCCCGGTTGGCGAACTCACGAAACCCGAGGTACGCGCAGAAGCCGAAAAGCGTGGTTTAGTCACCGCTGGTAAAAAAGATAGCCAGGGTATTTGCTTTGTCGGCGAAGTTGGTATTAAAGACTTTTTAAGCCAGTATGTTACAGCCGAACCCGGCGATGTGATTGATAAAAAAACCGGCAAAATAATTGGCCAACACGAGGGCGCAATTTTTTACACAATCGGTCAGCGCCACGGGCTGGGGATCGGCGGCGGCTTGCCATATTATGTAACAAGCAAAGATATTGCCAAAAACGAGGTTTATGTTACCACAGATATCAACGACGCTGCTTTATGGCTAAATAAAGTTGAGCTCAATCAACCGCACTGGATTGATGAAAAGCCAAAAGTTGGTCATGAATATCAGGTTAGAACACGTTATCGTGCGCCACTCGTAACGGCGAAGATTACGAGAATCAGCGACAAAATCACCGAGCTTGAACTTAAGGATACGGCTAGGGCAATTACCGCTGGTCAATCAGTTGTAGTCTATAGTGGTGACAAAGTTTTGGGCGGCGGAATCGTAGCCTAA
- a CDS encoding PQQ-dependent sugar dehydrogenase: MQSGQHHTVGVNKPDKKLRPWIYIGILVLTALAVAFAIWWSVQQTPEQMVQSEPPIEQAVQDQPLVVPKIATEVVLGGREHIWDIGFLPTKEMIFTERGGKISAFVDGQVRELANVDDVKVGGEGGLLGLAIDPDFANNRLIYTCYDSTSGDVRVVKFKINDQLNGLQGKTDVVTGIPANPSGRHSGCRVAFGLDGYLWVATGDAAMNGTIPQDPESLGGKILRVDREGNAAPGNLGGEFDARIFSYGHRNSQGLAFFSEPINGIQGISVEHGSYQDDELNPLLPGNFGWSPGAGYNELGVPMTDKSRFTDAVSAIWSSGETTIAPSGAAILQGQNWGLWQGRVAVSVLKDKHVRLFELDKDLKLVSELELFKNEFGRLRAATLGPDNALYISTSNGNDDKIIRVFTTD, encoded by the coding sequence ATGCAATCAGGCCAGCATCACACGGTTGGAGTGAATAAGCCCGATAAAAAACTCAGGCCCTGGATTTATATTGGAATTCTAGTTTTAACAGCGCTTGCTGTAGCGTTTGCAATTTGGTGGTCGGTACAGCAAACACCGGAGCAAATGGTGCAATCTGAACCTCCGATTGAGCAGGCTGTTCAAGATCAGCCCTTGGTTGTTCCAAAAATTGCTACCGAGGTTGTTTTAGGCGGGCGTGAACATATTTGGGATATTGGGTTTTTGCCCACTAAAGAAATGATTTTTACTGAACGCGGTGGTAAAATTAGCGCCTTTGTTGACGGCCAGGTTAGGGAACTTGCTAATGTAGACGATGTAAAAGTTGGTGGCGAAGGCGGCTTGTTAGGTTTGGCGATCGACCCTGATTTTGCTAATAACCGACTAATTTACACCTGTTACGACAGTACCTCGGGCGACGTTAGAGTTGTTAAATTTAAAATTAACGACCAACTAAATGGTCTGCAAGGTAAGACAGACGTTGTTACTGGAATCCCAGCGAACCCGAGCGGACGGCATTCTGGCTGCAGAGTTGCCTTTGGACTTGACGGATATTTATGGGTGGCCACTGGCGACGCTGCAATGAACGGAACAATCCCTCAAGATCCTGAGAGCCTGGGTGGAAAAATTTTACGTGTTGATCGTGAGGGTAATGCTGCGCCTGGCAATTTAGGTGGAGAATTTGATGCGAGAATTTTTTCTTACGGCCATCGCAATTCGCAAGGTTTAGCATTTTTTAGCGAGCCAATAAATGGCATCCAAGGTATAAGTGTCGAGCACGGGAGCTACCAAGATGACGAACTAAACCCTCTTTTGCCGGGTAACTTTGGTTGGTCTCCAGGCGCTGGCTACAACGAGCTTGGCGTGCCAATGACTGATAAGAGTCGGTTTACGGATGCCGTAAGTGCAATCTGGAGTTCCGGCGAGACTACAATTGCGCCTTCCGGTGCAGCAATCTTGCAAGGGCAAAATTGGGGTTTATGGCAGGGACGCGTTGCTGTATCGGTTCTAAAGGATAAACACGTGCGCCTTTTTGAGCTTGATAAAGACTTAAAGCTAGTTAGCGAGCTTGAGTTATTTAAAAACGAATTTGGGCGACTACGCGCGGCCACTCTGGGGCCAGATAACGCGCTTTATATTAGCACCAGCAACGGCAACGACGACAAGATCATTAGGGTTTTTACAACTGATTAA
- a CDS encoding alanine--tRNA ligase, giving the protein MNAQQIRNKYIEFYKQRDHKIIPRALLVPQNDPTTLFTGSGMQPMVPYLLGEEHPEGKRIADSQTCLRVQDIEEVGDPRHTTFFEMLGNWSLGDYFKKEQLPWIFEFMVDVVGLDPNKIYVTAFIGDKEFNVPKDTESGEIWKSLFKSKGIEAGEVDSGSEANAAKVGMPAGARIFYYDDKKNWWWRGSMIKNMTVGEPGGPSTELFYEFDFIEHDTSYGEKCHPNCDCGRFVEIGNNVLMEYVRTEKGIEPLPSKNIDFGGGLERIAQAAINSPDMFKVSLLWPIVEKLEEISGKKYENHTNAMRVIADHLRGAAFLAVDGVTPSNKEQGYVMRRLMRRAIRFAFELGVEQNFMQQIVPVIAEIYEKDFPEVAKNRDHVVEVLAREEKVFRQTLRNGLKVFEKLTTKEVVPSSAHIGLDARVDGDTQIGKVKIRLLRGEDIFLLYDTYGFPVELSVEEAFKQEVEVPENWREDFEKHMQEQRARSQTASKGVFKGGLGGQQLIHKKYHTATHLLYQALRDVLGKHVIQRGSNITEERLRFDFSHPEKVTPEQLKQAEDIVNEQIGKDLKISWAEYPTTEATGPLGALGQFGDRYGETVKVYKMIADGAEKPFSFEICGGPHVDHTLQLFEDGKRFKILKEEASSAGVRRIKAVLQ; this is encoded by the coding sequence ATGAACGCACAACAAATTCGCAATAAATACATAGAGTTTTACAAGCAACGTGATCACAAAATTATTCCGCGTGCTCTTTTAGTGCCGCAAAACGACCCAACTACGCTTTTTACGGGTAGCGGCATGCAGCCAATGGTGCCGTATTTGTTGGGCGAAGAACACCCCGAAGGCAAGCGAATTGCCGACAGCCAAACCTGTTTGCGTGTGCAAGACATCGAAGAGGTTGGTGATCCGCGCCACACAACCTTTTTTGAAATGCTCGGTAACTGGAGTTTGGGCGACTATTTTAAAAAAGAACAACTACCGTGGATTTTCGAATTTATGGTGGATGTCGTCGGGCTTGACCCAAACAAAATTTATGTAACTGCGTTTATAGGTGACAAAGAATTTAATGTTCCTAAAGACACCGAGTCGGGCGAAATCTGGAAGAGCTTATTTAAGTCCAAAGGAATTGAGGCTGGCGAAGTCGATTCTGGCTCCGAGGCTAACGCCGCTAAAGTTGGGATGCCGGCTGGTGCGCGAATTTTTTACTATGACGACAAAAAGAACTGGTGGTGGCGTGGTAGCATGATCAAAAATATGACCGTTGGAGAACCAGGCGGTCCGTCGACCGAGCTATTTTACGAGTTCGATTTTATCGAGCATGACACAAGCTACGGCGAAAAGTGTCATCCTAACTGCGATTGTGGCCGCTTTGTAGAGATTGGCAACAATGTACTAATGGAATATGTACGAACTGAAAAGGGTATTGAGCCATTGCCATCTAAAAATATTGACTTTGGTGGTGGCTTGGAACGTATTGCCCAAGCAGCAATTAACAGCCCAGACATGTTTAAAGTAAGCCTTTTGTGGCCGATCGTAGAAAAACTTGAGGAAATCAGCGGCAAAAAATACGAAAATCACACCAATGCGATGCGCGTAATTGCCGATCACTTGCGTGGTGCGGCGTTTTTGGCAGTAGATGGAGTGACACCAAGCAATAAAGAACAAGGCTACGTTATGCGTCGTTTAATGCGCCGTGCGATTCGTTTTGCGTTTGAACTTGGCGTCGAGCAAAACTTTATGCAACAAATTGTTCCGGTGATCGCCGAAATATACGAAAAAGATTTCCCTGAAGTGGCGAAGAATCGCGATCACGTGGTTGAGGTTTTGGCGCGCGAAGAAAAAGTGTTCCGTCAGACCCTGAGGAACGGACTAAAAGTTTTTGAAAAACTTACAACCAAAGAAGTCGTTCCGAGCTCTGCGCATATTGGACTAGACGCTCGAGTTGATGGTGATACTCAGATAGGCAAAGTAAAGATAAGGTTGCTTAGGGGTGAAGATATATTTTTATTGTACGATACGTATGGTTTTCCAGTTGAGCTTAGTGTCGAAGAAGCATTTAAGCAAGAAGTTGAAGTTCCCGAAAACTGGCGCGAAGACTTTGAAAAACATATGCAAGAACAACGTGCTCGCAGCCAAACTGCCAGCAAAGGCGTGTTTAAGGGTGGTTTGGGTGGTCAGCAATTAATCCATAAAAAATATCACACTGCGACTCACTTGCTTTACCAGGCTTTGCGCGATGTTTTAGGTAAGCACGTGATCCAGCGGGGCAGTAATATTACTGAAGAACGGTTACGTTTTGACTTTAGTCACCCAGAAAAGGTAACTCCAGAACAGCTAAAACAAGCCGAAGACATTGTTAATGAGCAAATTGGCAAAGACTTAAAAATATCATGGGCCGAATATCCAACTACCGAAGCAACCGGGCCTTTGGGTGCTTTGGGGCAGTTTGGCGATCGCTACGGCGAGACTGTTAAGGTCTACAAAATGATCGCCGATGGCGCCGAAAAACCTTTTAGCTTTGAGATCTGTGGCGGTCCGCATGTTGATCATACTTTGCAGTTGTTCGAAGATGGTAAACGATTTAAGATCTTAAAAGAAGAAGCAAGCAGCGCCGGTGTGCGTCGAATAAAAGCAGTTTTGCAATAA
- a CDS encoding cell division FtsA domain-containing protein, whose amino-acid sequence MIFSKLKNVIPGSGNGGDQHLVALDIGTGFIKALIAKVDGDDLRIIGMGREKQGLSDMHAGAIADIGAVVRNCEKALNDAENQAGLQAKRVVIGIAGELVKGMTSTIRYKRPQPNMPLDMREMEFIIEKVQERAQAKAQKQIAWETGNDDVEIKLVNSAIVSIHIDGYKVSNPIGFQGKDVAIQIYTAFAPMVHIGALERTAQELDLDLIAVAAEPFAVSRSVLGTDASTNFTAVLADVGAGTTDIAVVNDGGVEGTKMFGIGGRSFTRTIATDLDLPYDDAEKLKLHIEEPNLKADIKSKVEDSIDKTLDVWINGVELALSEFDAIDHLPNRILLCGGGSSLKKLVTALETRDWYKELPFTRKPSIHHIKPTDVAGIIDETGNVNDHTYITAMGLLRVGYDTIVGSAGPEGVKETFNRILRV is encoded by the coding sequence ATGATTTTTAGTAAGCTCAAAAACGTCATTCCGGGTAGCGGTAACGGAGGGGATCAACACCTCGTAGCGTTAGATATTGGAACAGGATTTATTAAAGCACTTATCGCCAAAGTTGATGGCGACGATTTACGAATCATAGGCATGGGTCGCGAGAAGCAAGGTTTGAGCGACATGCACGCGGGAGCGATCGCAGATATCGGCGCCGTTGTGCGTAATTGCGAAAAAGCTCTAAACGACGCCGAAAATCAGGCCGGCTTGCAGGCAAAACGTGTGGTAATTGGAATTGCCGGCGAACTTGTAAAAGGGATGACTAGCACGATTCGCTATAAGCGGCCTCAGCCAAATATGCCGCTGGACATGCGTGAAATGGAATTTATCATCGAAAAGGTTCAGGAACGCGCGCAAGCTAAAGCGCAAAAACAGATTGCCTGGGAGACCGGCAACGACGATGTCGAGATTAAACTGGTTAACAGTGCAATTGTGAGCATACACATCGATGGGTATAAAGTTTCTAACCCAATTGGTTTTCAGGGTAAAGATGTAGCTATTCAAATTTACACAGCTTTTGCGCCAATGGTTCATATTGGAGCGCTGGAACGAACTGCTCAAGAATTAGATTTAGATTTAATTGCAGTGGCCGCGGAGCCTTTTGCGGTTAGTCGCAGTGTTCTAGGAACTGATGCAAGTACAAATTTTACGGCAGTTTTAGCCGACGTAGGCGCTGGAACGACCGATATTGCCGTTGTTAACGACGGTGGCGTCGAAGGCACGAAAATGTTTGGAATCGGCGGCCGCAGCTTTACGCGCACAATTGCTACTGACCTTGATTTGCCTTACGATGATGCCGAAAAATTGAAACTTCACATTGAGGAGCCTAATTTAAAAGCGGACATTAAGAGCAAGGTTGAAGATTCCATTGATAAGACTTTGGATGTTTGGATTAACGGAGTAGAGCTTGCGCTTAGTGAGTTCGATGCGATTGATCATTTGCCGAATCGTATATTACTTTGTGGTGGCGGATCATCACTAAAAAAACTTGTGACGGCACTTGAGACTCGTGATTGGTATAAAGAGTTGCCATTTACTCGTAAGCCCAGTATTCATCACATAAAACCAACCGACGTGGCCGGAATTATTGACGAAACGGGCAATGTAAACGATCATACATACATAACCGCAATGGGTTTGCTCCGAGTAGGATATGATACGATTGTAGGCAGTGCCGGCCCCGAGGGCGTAAAAGAAACATTTAACAGAATTTTAAGGGTATAA
- the ruvX gene encoding Holliday junction resolvase RuvX, with protein MYIAFDVGEKRIGVALADPAIKVTWPLKTVDVTENIKQVLQDLVNDSSVSDIVVGRPLNQSGQTTRQTEKVEEFVQDNLVDLGLPIHWQEESLTSVLAEERLTKSKKSFQKHEIDAEAAAIILQDYLETLH; from the coding sequence GTGTATATTGCTTTCGACGTAGGTGAAAAACGCATTGGTGTCGCATTGGCCGATCCGGCAATTAAAGTTACTTGGCCTCTAAAAACCGTTGATGTCACCGAAAATATAAAGCAGGTTTTACAGGACTTAGTGAACGACAGCAGTGTTAGTGATATTGTGGTTGGTCGGCCGTTAAATCAGTCCGGCCAGACTACGCGGCAGACAGAAAAAGTTGAAGAATTTGTTCAGGACAACCTAGTCGATCTTGGCCTACCAATTCACTGGCAAGAGGAATCACTAACGTCTGTTTTGGCCGAAGAACGTCTGACTAAATCTAAAAAGAGCTTTCAAAAACATGAAATCGACGCTGAAGCTGCCGCAATTATTTTACAAGATTACCTGGAGACCTTGCATTGA
- the mltG gene encoding endolytic transglycosylase MltG, producing the protein MNDIRRSPKQIKKADILPAPRSYEAPESQRSSSSKKQAESILGNLDLPRVEPVKPTEKRKLINWIAGTILLGILLSMVAAAFGYFWYQEALKPKTQDYVQVEVEIPQGASIDQSSAILQNSGVVKSSLATQLYMTFTGKTSVKAGHYLLSPNQSVAEVVDWLNEGRVDTIEITILPGKTLADIKALFLTYGYSQQDIDAAFAKNYQFDLFEGKPADANLEGYIYPDTYFALSGDSVEDVLSSAFAEFDALIKQNNLKEQLARQGLNLYQGITLGSIVYKEVNGPEDQRKVAQVFLKRMSEGMPLGSDVTFIYGAKLLGVAPTPTLNSLYNTRIVLGLPPGPISNFTIGALEAVANPANTEYLYFVAGDDGITRFSYTNEEHEQNVNLYCRVLCELE; encoded by the coding sequence TTGAACGATATTAGGCGATCTCCCAAGCAAATAAAAAAGGCTGATATTTTACCAGCGCCTAGATCATATGAGGCACCCGAAAGTCAACGATCATCTAGTTCTAAAAAACAGGCTGAATCTATCTTGGGAAATCTTGATTTGCCTAGAGTTGAGCCCGTTAAACCTACCGAAAAGCGCAAATTAATAAATTGGATAGCAGGCACAATCCTGCTTGGCATATTACTAAGTATGGTAGCGGCCGCGTTTGGTTATTTTTGGTATCAAGAAGCATTAAAACCTAAAACTCAGGACTATGTTCAGGTCGAAGTTGAAATACCACAAGGCGCTTCGATAGATCAAAGTTCAGCAATTTTGCAAAATTCAGGCGTTGTTAAAAGCTCTCTGGCTACCCAGCTTTACATGACATTTACTGGTAAAACTAGTGTAAAAGCCGGGCATTATTTATTGTCACCTAACCAATCGGTTGCCGAAGTCGTTGACTGGTTAAATGAAGGGCGTGTTGACACGATTGAGATTACCATTTTACCGGGTAAAACCCTCGCTGACATTAAAGCCTTATTCTTAACTTACGGTTATTCTCAGCAAGATATCGACGCTGCCTTTGCGAAAAACTATCAGTTCGATCTTTTCGAAGGCAAGCCAGCCGATGCTAATCTCGAGGGTTATATTTATCCTGACACGTATTTTGCTTTATCGGGCGACTCCGTAGAAGACGTGCTAAGTAGTGCATTTGCTGAATTTGATGCGCTTATTAAGCAAAATAACTTAAAAGAGCAACTTGCGCGGCAAGGTCTTAATCTTTATCAAGGCATAACGTTGGGTTCGATTGTCTACAAAGAAGTTAATGGTCCAGAAGATCAACGCAAAGTGGCTCAAGTATTTTTAAAGCGTATGTCCGAGGGTATGCCTTTAGGATCTGATGTAACTTTTATTTACGGCGCTAAGCTTTTGGGTGTAGCGCCAACTCCAACACTTAATTCACTTTATAACACTCGTATTGTATTAGGTTTGCCACCGGGACCGATAAGTAATTTTACGATTGGCGCGCTCGAGGCCGTAGCCAATCCCGCTAACACCGAGTATTTATATTTTGTCGCCGGCGATGATGGCATTACGCGCTTTTCTTATACAAATGAAGAACATGAGCAAAATGTAAACTTGTACTGTCGAGTTTTGTGCGAGCTTGAGTAG